One window of the Bacteroidia bacterium genome contains the following:
- a CDS encoding virulence-associated E family protein: MRRLPIAYGNSCFAKTWTNKTISFDDLCERLSQTIRTTESIEEYPKLSKRERDRVKDKGGFVGGHLKDNRRRRETLISRSMLTLDADHLSHSLLDGFENQCKYAACLYTTHGHTYEEPRARIIIPLTRDVSPDEYIAIARYVTDSFDIDQFDECSYRPHQLMYWPTTATNGTFIFKQSKGSWLDPDEFLKTKPNWQNFSLLPTSSRESTVRKVGVKKQEDPLSKSGIVGAFCRAFAIQEAIEKYLSYIYKPSAVEGRYDYIPADSTAGVVVYDDKFAYSHHASDPAAQMLLNSFDLVRIHLFGDTDDDESFSSRSPSFQKMVQLALSSQEVKSLLAKERTQEAGKEFSENHSWQEQLELDKKGSVKDTLDNIVLILRFDEALQEIAFNCHKDSIDCRGKLPWEQVKMGWNDSDNAALKVYMSKVYGVYSPTKTKDAILAVAAERAFHPIKEYLNSLPPWDGTERVETLLSYYFGSDDNSYTRAVARKTMVAAVSRVYEPGIKFDQVPIIVGPQGIGKSNFFAKLGGKWFSDSLTLTDMKDKSGPEKLQGYWILELGELAGMRKADIETVKSFISRTDDKYRASYGVNVESHLRQSIIVGTTNAETGFLRDITGNRRFWPVHVTGVSEKKPWQLTKEDVQQIWAETLVLYHLGENLFLEGEDAIQATEYQNAAMETDEREGIVREYLETLLPENWDNLDLGQRRDFLSGFNEGGTVRRTRVCNMEIWSECFAKDPAMMRKIDSYEIAAIMQKMDNWEKCGRATFPIYGRQRYYQWHMNV; encoded by the coding sequence ATGCGTAGACTCCCTATAGCCTATGGCAATAGTTGTTTTGCCAAAACTTGGACTAATAAAACAATTTCTTTTGATGACTTGTGTGAACGTTTATCTCAAACTATAAGAACCACAGAAAGCATCGAAGAATATCCTAAACTTTCAAAAAGAGAACGAGATCGAGTAAAAGATAAAGGTGGGTTTGTTGGTGGCCATTTAAAAGATAATCGCAGACGTCGAGAAACCTTAATAAGCCGATCTATGCTCACCCTAGATGCAGATCATTTATCTCATTCTTTGTTAGATGGTTTTGAAAATCAATGTAAGTATGCCGCATGTTTATACACAACTCATGGTCATACTTATGAAGAGCCTAGAGCACGTATAATCATTCCCCTAACCAGAGATGTAAGTCCTGATGAGTATATTGCAATTGCTCGTTATGTTACTGACTCTTTTGACATCGACCAGTTCGATGAATGCTCATATCGGCCTCATCAACTTATGTATTGGCCCACTACAGCAACAAATGGGACTTTTATATTTAAGCAATCAAAAGGCTCTTGGTTAGACCCAGATGAGTTTCTAAAAACAAAGCCTAACTGGCAAAATTTCTCATTGCTACCTACCTCTAGTCGTGAAAGCACTGTAAGAAAGGTCGGGGTAAAGAAACAAGAAGATCCTCTATCTAAAAGTGGAATTGTAGGTGCTTTTTGTAGAGCTTTTGCTATTCAAGAAGCAATTGAAAAGTACCTATCTTATATTTATAAACCTTCTGCTGTTGAGGGAAGGTATGATTATATCCCTGCTGACTCTACTGCAGGTGTTGTTGTCTACGATGATAAGTTTGCTTACTCACACCACGCCTCAGACCCTGCAGCCCAAATGTTATTAAATAGTTTTGATTTAGTTCGAATACATTTGTTTGGTGATACAGATGATGATGAGTCATTCTCCTCTCGCAGTCCTAGTTTTCAGAAAATGGTTCAACTAGCTTTATCCTCTCAAGAAGTAAAAAGTCTTTTGGCAAAAGAGAGAACTCAAGAAGCAGGTAAAGAGTTTTCAGAAAATCACTCGTGGCAAGAACAACTAGAGCTCGATAAGAAAGGCTCTGTAAAAGACACCTTAGATAACATTGTCCTAATTCTGCGCTTTGATGAAGCATTACAAGAAATAGCGTTTAACTGTCATAAAGATAGCATAGATTGTCGGGGTAAATTGCCTTGGGAACAAGTAAAGATGGGTTGGAATGACTCTGATAACGCAGCTTTAAAGGTTTATATGTCTAAAGTATATGGAGTTTACTCTCCAACTAAAACCAAAGATGCAATTTTGGCAGTTGCAGCTGAACGAGCTTTTCACCCTATAAAAGAGTATCTGAATTCCCTGCCCCCTTGGGACGGTACAGAACGAGTTGAAACTCTTTTATCGTATTATTTTGGCTCTGATGATAATTCGTATACTAGAGCGGTAGCACGTAAGACGATGGTCGCAGCAGTATCACGAGTGTACGAACCCGGCATCAAGTTTGATCAGGTTCCGATCATTGTTGGACCACAGGGAATTGGTAAGTCCAACTTCTTTGCCAAACTTGGAGGCAAGTGGTTTAGCGACAGTCTCACTCTCACTGACATGAAAGATAAAAGTGGTCCTGAAAAACTTCAGGGTTACTGGATATTGGAATTAGGAGAGCTTGCGGGCATGAGGAAGGCTGACATTGAAACAGTAAAAAGCTTCATAAGTCGAACCGATGATAAATATCGAGCGAGCTATGGTGTGAATGTTGAAAGTCATCTACGGCAAAGTATCATCGTAGGTACTACAAATGCAGAGACAGGATTCCTACGTGATATCACCGGCAACCGGCGATTTTGGCCTGTGCATGTAACAGGAGTCTCAGAGAAGAAACCTTGGCAATTAACTAAAGAAGATGTACAGCAAATTTGGGCTGAAACATTAGTTTTATATCATCTTGGAGAAAATCTTTTCTTAGAGGGTGAAGATGCAATTCAAGCAACAGAATATCAAAATGCAGCTATGGAAACAGATGAGCGTGAAGGCATTGTTAGAGAATATCTTGAGACCCTTTTACCTGAAAATTGGGACAACTTAGATCTTGGGCAAAGACGAGATTTTCTTTCTGGCTTCAACGAAGGAGGAACAGTAAGGCGAACGAGAGTTTGCAATATGGAAATATGGAGTGAATGTTTTGCTAAAGATCCTGCCATGATGAGAAAAATCGACTCATATGAAATTGCAGCAATTATGCAAAAAATGGACAACTGGGAAAAGTGTGGACGAGCCACCTTCCCTATTTATGGACGACAGAGGTATTACCAATGGCACATGAATGTATAA
- a CDS encoding HNH endonuclease, giving the protein MPYKPKRPCSHPECPLLTHTRFCEEHSKLNARLYEKFQRRSDTHKRYGSQWRKIRKEYLECHPFCKFCCDDGRRTKAEVVHHIKAAREGGSNDWSNLMALCNSCHSLLHAKQGDRWK; this is encoded by the coding sequence ATGCCCTATAAACCAAAGCGCCCCTGCTCTCATCCAGAGTGTCCACTTCTTACTCACACTAGGTTTTGTGAAGAACATTCAAAGTTAAATGCAAGGTTGTATGAGAAATTCCAACGAAGAAGTGACACTCACAAGCGGTATGGGAGCCAGTGGCGGAAGATTCGTAAAGAGTATTTAGAGTGCCACCCTTTTTGCAAATTTTGTTGTGACGACGGTCGTAGAACAAAAGCTGAAGTTGTTCATCATATTAAAGCAGCAAGAGAAGGTGGCAGTAATGATTGGAGCAATTTGATGGCGTTGTGTAACAGTTGCCACTCACTTCTTCATGCAAAACAAGGTGATAGATGGAAGTAA
- a CDS encoding DEAD/DEAH box helicase produces MQYKAHKYQEYAQNFIETHPVAAIFLDMGLGKTVITLSAIFNLLFDSFLVQRILVVAPLRVARDTWPQEVAKWNHLSELKFAVAVGTEAERVAAIQARADLLIINRENIKWLIETQNNKIDFDMVVIDELSSFKNHRTQRSKALMKIRPKVKRIVGLTGTPASNGLMDLWAQYRILDMGQRLGKFITTYRQAYFVPDKRNAQVVFSYKPTSYAEKEIHKLISNITISMKACDYLQMPNLLSTVVTVKLSDSEKTSYNTLKKDLVLELKGQQITASNAGSLSGKLSQMANGAVYDDDGKITVIHNQKLDALEDIIESANGQSVLIAYWFKHDLKRIEAKLKTLKVPYKTIDNSQSIKEWNANKIQVGLIHPASAGHGLNLQKGGNNLIWFSIPWSLELYQQTVARLWRQGQSSKTVVVQHLVCEGTIDERIIKALQDKSITQDSLVKAVKAELEGGL; encoded by the coding sequence ATGCAATACAAAGCACATAAGTATCAAGAATACGCACAAAACTTTATTGAAACTCACCCAGTTGCAGCAATCTTTTTAGATATGGGCTTAGGCAAAACAGTCATCACTTTAAGTGCAATCTTCAATCTTCTGTTTGATTCATTTTTGGTACAAAGAATTTTAGTAGTTGCCCCACTGAGAGTTGCTAGAGACACTTGGCCTCAAGAAGTAGCAAAGTGGAATCATCTATCTGAATTGAAATTTGCTGTGGCTGTAGGAACTGAAGCTGAACGTGTAGCAGCAATTCAAGCAAGAGCAGATTTACTAATTATCAACCGAGAAAACATCAAATGGTTGATTGAAACACAAAACAATAAAATCGATTTTGATATGGTCGTAATTGATGAACTTTCTTCTTTCAAAAACCATCGTACTCAACGCTCTAAAGCATTGATGAAAATAAGACCTAAAGTAAAAAGGATTGTAGGACTAACAGGCACCCCTGCATCTAATGGGCTTATGGATCTTTGGGCTCAATATCGAATCTTAGATATGGGTCAAAGATTAGGGAAATTTATAACTACCTATCGTCAGGCGTATTTTGTACCAGACAAACGTAATGCCCAAGTTGTGTTTTCTTACAAACCTACCTCATATGCAGAAAAAGAAATTCATAAACTTATTTCTAATATCACCATCTCAATGAAAGCTTGTGATTATCTACAAATGCCTAATCTTCTTTCAACAGTCGTAACTGTAAAATTATCTGATTCTGAAAAAACTTCATACAACACTTTAAAAAAAGATTTGGTACTAGAGTTAAAGGGCCAACAAATAACAGCGTCCAATGCTGGTTCTCTTTCTGGAAAATTATCTCAAATGGCTAATGGAGCGGTATATGATGATGATGGAAAAATTACAGTTATACATAATCAAAAACTTGATGCTCTTGAAGACATTATTGAATCTGCCAACGGTCAAAGTGTATTAATAGCTTATTGGTTCAAACATGATCTAAAACGGATTGAAGCAAAACTTAAAACATTAAAAGTTCCATACAAAACCATTGATAACAGCCAAAGTATCAAAGAATGGAATGCGAACAAAATTCAAGTAGGACTCATCCATCCTGCATCAGCAGGTCATGGACTCAATCTACAAAAAGGTGGGAACAATCTAATTTGGTTTAGTATTCCTTGGAGTCTTGAACTCTACCAACAAACTGTGGCCAGACTTTGGCGTCAAGGTCAAAGCTCCAAAACTGTCGTCGTTCAGCATTTAGTATGTGAAGGAACTATTGATGAGCGAATTATAAAAGCCTTACAAGACAAATCTATTACTCAAGACTCTCTTGTTAAAGCTGTTAAGGCTGAGCTGGAAGGAGGACTTTGA
- the metK gene encoding methionine adenosyltransferase encodes MKTYLTSESVCKGHPDKLCDFIADSILDACLAVDPLSRVACEVLATKGKIVVAGEITCSYKINIRDIVRCALTDCGYNPSNFSISVFIHAQSSDIAFGVNTALEVRNNKDEQETELGAGDQGTVVGFATDETSTYLPLPLELSHRICKTLDEKRKTKEIAGIKSDGKAQVTIEYRNKVPYKVKAIIVSIQHDQYKDLKELKSEIISKVLEPAFSDFPFDEQTQILINPSGRFVKGGPEADTGVTGRKLMVDSYGGLALHGGGAFSGKDATKVDRCAAYMARLIAKTIVVSKLAKRCEVSISYAIGKANPVALNINTFGTSNYSEKQLIEATLKTFSLKPKDIIDTLKLKEPIFSFTSCYGHFGNPLFPWEQVLDTYTSKLKGELAYGN; translated from the coding sequence ATGAAAACTTATCTCACTAGTGAAAGTGTCTGCAAAGGACACCCTGACAAACTATGCGATTTCATTGCAGACTCAATTTTGGATGCGTGTCTGGCTGTAGACCCTCTAAGTAGAGTTGCCTGTGAAGTATTGGCAACCAAAGGTAAAATCGTAGTTGCTGGAGAAATAACTTGTAGCTATAAAATTAATATTAGAGACATCGTTAGATGTGCTCTTACAGACTGTGGATACAATCCTTCTAACTTCTCTATTAGTGTATTTATTCATGCTCAAAGCTCCGATATTGCTTTTGGTGTAAATACTGCATTAGAAGTAAGAAACAACAAAGATGAACAAGAAACTGAACTGGGAGCTGGAGATCAAGGTACTGTTGTTGGCTTTGCAACAGACGAAACCTCTACTTATCTTCCCCTACCTTTAGAGCTATCTCATCGTATCTGTAAGACCCTAGATGAGAAAAGAAAAACCAAAGAAATTGCAGGAATTAAAAGTGATGGCAAAGCTCAGGTTACAATTGAGTATCGCAATAAAGTCCCATACAAAGTCAAAGCAATAATTGTATCAATTCAGCACGACCAGTACAAAGATTTGAAAGAACTAAAAAGTGAAATTATAAGTAAAGTTCTTGAACCAGCTTTCAGTGATTTCCCATTTGATGAGCAAACACAAATTCTTATAAACCCTTCAGGCAGATTTGTTAAGGGAGGACCTGAAGCAGATACTGGTGTAACTGGTCGCAAGTTAATGGTTGATTCATATGGAGGACTAGCCTTACATGGTGGAGGGGCCTTTAGTGGAAAGGATGCAACTAAGGTTGATCGCTGTGCTGCTTATATGGCTCGCCTGATTGCTAAAACCATTGTCGTTTCAAAACTAGCCAAACGATGTGAAGTTTCAATTTCATATGCTATTGGTAAAGCTAATCCAGTAGCGCTCAACATCAACACATTTGGTACAAGCAATTATAGTGAAAAACAATTAATTGAAGCTACTTTAAAAACTTTCTCTTTAAAACCAAAAGACATAATAGATACGCTTAAACTTAAAGAACCTATTTTTAGCTTTACCTCTTGCTACGGTCATTTTGGTAACCCTCTCTTTCCTTGGGAACAAGTACTAGATACATACACATCAAAACTAAAAGGTGAACTAGCATATGGTAATTGA
- a CDS encoding P27 family phage terminase small subunit: MAKDGTNRGGSRFGAGRKPKALTEKINEGKRASIVELPTAPTLEGVEMPPARDYLSAEQKNGQQFLAKQIYEDTWQWLSVRGCSELVNVQLIEQYAMSVARWIQCEIAISEYGFLAKHPTTGAAIASPYVSMSREYMKQVNQCWYQIFQIVKENCTSDFQGPSPQDDLMERLLRTKLSN; the protein is encoded by the coding sequence ATGGCAAAAGACGGCACAAACCGTGGCGGCTCTCGCTTCGGTGCTGGCAGAAAGCCTAAAGCACTGACGGAGAAAATTAACGAAGGAAAAAGAGCTAGCATAGTAGAGTTACCTACAGCTCCTACTCTAGAAGGAGTAGAGATGCCACCGGCTCGAGATTATTTATCTGCTGAACAGAAAAATGGACAGCAATTCTTAGCTAAACAAATTTATGAAGATACTTGGCAATGGCTTAGTGTTCGAGGCTGCTCGGAATTAGTAAATGTTCAATTAATAGAACAGTATGCTATGAGTGTGGCTCGTTGGATTCAATGTGAGATTGCCATAAGTGAATATGGATTTTTAGCCAAACACCCAACCACAGGTGCAGCAATAGCTTCTCCGTATGTTTCGATGAGCAGAGAATACATGAAACAAGTTAATCAGTGCTGGTATCAAATATTCCAAATAGTAAAAGAAAACTGCACATCAGATTTCCAAGGCCCTAGTCCTCAAGATGATCTAATGGAGCGCTTACTGAGAACCAAACTTAGTAATTAA
- a CDS encoding VRR-NUC domain-containing protein, whose protein sequence is MRESVIEMTLTKRVAQMGGKALKFISPGNTGMPDRLVLLPKGKVGFVEVKAPGKAPRPLQLVKHEMLKNLGFQVYVLDDCKQIEEILNAIQST, encoded by the coding sequence ATGCGTGAGAGTGTAATTGAAATGACTCTGACAAAACGAGTTGCCCAAATGGGTGGTAAAGCTCTGAAGTTTATCAGTCCTGGTAACACTGGGATGCCTGATCGCTTAGTACTTTTACCAAAAGGAAAGGTCGGCTTTGTTGAAGTTAAGGCTCCTGGCAAAGCCCCTCGCCCACTACAGTTGGTAAAACATGAGATGTTAAAAAATCTTGGGTTTCAAGTTTATGTTTTAGATGACTGCAAACAAATAGAGGAAATCTTAAATGCAATACAAAGCACATAA
- a CDS encoding DUF1492 domain-containing protein codes for MTAKEYLSQAFILDKRIQVKERRLEWLKNHASYVSNNLTEVVKASLSHRSAVEEAVVKIVDLEKELMNDINKMIELKKEIAFMIRSVNNIECETLLEMRYLTFMCWNDIMAHLNSSKDRVFRIHRKAINLINNSCNL; via the coding sequence TTGACTGCAAAAGAATACCTATCCCAAGCCTTTATATTAGACAAGAGAATTCAGGTGAAAGAACGTCGCCTTGAGTGGTTAAAAAATCATGCGTCGTATGTTTCGAATAACCTCACTGAAGTTGTAAAAGCTAGCTTATCTCACCGCTCTGCTGTAGAAGAAGCAGTTGTTAAAATTGTTGATCTGGAGAAAGAGTTAATGAACGACATCAATAAAATGATTGAATTGAAAAAAGAAATTGCTTTTATGATTAGAAGTGTAAACAACATTGAGTGTGAAACCTTGTTAGAGATGCGTTATCTAACCTTTATGTGTTGGAATGATATCATGGCGCATTTAAATTCTAGCAAAGATAGGGTGTTTAGGATTCACAGAAAAGCAATCAATTTAATAAACAATAGTTGCAATTTATAG